Genomic segment of Paenibacillus sp. FSL R5-0623:
GCTGCAATAATGGCCAGTGGGGCAAGACCCAGGAATAATCCACTTGAGTCAGCAAATAGAATGGCAACGAGACCGAGTGCTGCACCGATCGCCCACTTGATGACCAGCAAGGTAACGCCCTTGCCGACGGATGAGCCCGCTGTTTTGAACGTAATCTGTGTACCCGCAATCAACAGGAACAGCGCGATCAACGTACTGGAACTGTTAACGAAGAGAGCTTCCGTGAATCCACCAATGCGCAGGGCATTCGGGAAGAATGTATTGATGGTTGCACCAAGTAACAGGGGAACGACCATCATACCGCCAGGGATGCGATCTAAAGTTGCTTTAATGTTCATAGTAGTAGCTCCTTATGAAGTAATCGTTTTTATGAAGCGCTTGCAGGGATTATATTATCCCATATCGTTTAATATAGCAACAATAAATTATTGTGAATTTTAAACACTCGGTTAAATGTTTAAAAATGCAACACATAAAAGCGATAAAAAAAGACGCAAACTTAAAGTTAATCTTTAAGTTTACGCCATAATGTGGCCCGGTTAATCCCCAGACGCTCTGCTGCCTTTGATTGATTGTTATTTTCCTCCTGAAGCACGAACTGAATAACTTCTTTCTCAATCTCCTTTAGCGTACCGTTCAACTTCATTGGGCTTGAAGAAGGTTGCTGATCCAGCAAGCGGGACAAGGTAGCCGTGGTAATTACATAATCCTGTTCATTGAGTGCAGCCTGCTTGATCAGATGTTTCAACTGGTTGACGTTCATATTCGTGATCTGATCCCGGATCAGCTGTAGTGCATCTTCTTTTATCCTTACCGCAGTAGTTCCGTATTTCTGGTAGTAATCTGTCAGGAAGTGCTGCATCAATGGAGCCAGATCCTCCGATCTATCTGCAAGATTTGGCATCATGATTGTATTAAGCTCCAGATCAAGTGACCAATGCGGGTTTAATATCTGTTCTCCGAGTATAAACACCCCTATCTGGTTTTGAAGGCAACTCTGGATAAAGGCGAGCAACTCCGGATCTTCCATACGTGTTTCCATGTGGTTAATCTCTACATTTCTAACCTTGGCGAGTGGTATCTTGTGCAAATGACCGGGCGGAACTTGCGGGAGATCCATCTGTAATAACAGTCCGCCACCGGAGTACATCTGATGAATGTGTTTGACCAGAAAAGATTTACCGGAATCCGCTTCACCCTGCAGATAGATCGGTTCATGATTCTCGTAAAGTGCTCGAATGTTCTTCAATACCGCCTGCATGGCAGGGGATTCGGCAACGATGGGCTCCATCGATGCGTCCGTGAACGTTGTTATGCCGAATTGTGCAAAGGCATAGGGTTGTCCTTTTTCCAGCATATACACCTTGTAGTTCTTGTTGTCCAGGGTCGTTTCATAGGCGTTAACCGTGAGCTGGTAATCGTCCACCATGAACACATTTTGGATGTGGGATTGATGGAATTCCAGACTGGTGTTGGTCAGATACATGTGATTATCGGTCAGCGGATTTTTCTCAAAATCGGTCAGATTCTCGAATACAACTTCATTCCGTTCATTTAAAATAAGTAAATTCGGATGTTCCCGTGTAACCAGATCATTCAGGATGATCGATATCGCATGATTTTTGCTCAAATAACGGTAGACCAGCTGTGCATCCTCCATCGCTCTAAGGATGGATTCCTGGCCCGATTGGATTAACAATCCTTCCAGACCATAGGTCTTCGCGGTGTTTACGGTGATCACATCTCCGACAATCTGTCGGTACCCGGAAGCCTTCAACTCCAGGAGCAATCGTGCGACATCTTCCGAGCTATGTATGGTATAGACCTTGAGGGGCAGATCCATCAGATCGATAATCGATTGTGCACCAGAGGTGATGTTGGAGAAGCCAACGATGGCTGTCTGGCCGTTAAACTGGCTTGCCAGGGTAAGTGAACGAATCATATCATAGCCCGATAACTGCACATCAATGACGGGAATGGTCACTGCTTTTTTAATGAGTTGGGCGGTTCCGCCGCGGCTGATGATAATCTCTGCACCGTTTTTCTCAGCTTGAGTTGCTAATTCCACACCGTTCGCCAAGTCGCCCACGTCCGTCTGAATGGTTAACTGGGGAAAACGAGGAATGCACTCTTGTATAATAGGAATCATCGATTCGTAGGGAGCAATAAAGTGAACTCGTGTACGCATATTTTTCCTGCCTTTATAGAAAACTTTGATCCCCTTATTATAGCCAACTTGCGGAGGAATGGCACCTTTGGGGGAAGCAACACGGTCATGTCTGCAAAATGCCTATGTATATGCCGCCATAATTCTCCGAGTTGAATGTGATGAAGTGCACTGAACCGAACCGTCATCTATTTCAAAATTAATGGATAATTGCACATGATAAGTGCGGAGAAGTGAGGAGATTTCATATGGGAGAGATTCATAAAGTGGCTGAGCCGGATCACATCATTAAGGATGTTGTCGGGAAGTTCCCGTGCAGGGTGCTGTGGAGTGAAGGCCGCCCATGTCTGGAGTATCAAAGGGAAGAGGATGTGGCGTTAATAACCGAATACGTCCGCATTACATACAACGTTGAGCTATTGGATGTGTTTTTTACAGCGGTGGAGAGCCTTCCGGTTGAGCCATAGTTAGGAGGGAGTTGTAGAATAGGAGCAAAATTAAAACCTTAACGCCGATCGAGATCGGATCAAAGATGAAGTATGCAATTCATTAATGAACTGTGATTGAGGAAGAATGATACTGATAATTACGAGAAAATTTTTGGATCATAAGGCGACACTATAAGTGCTTGTCCCTTCTTATATTAAGTTGTTATAGTACGGATTTGGATCGTTGTAACTCCACATGCCATCGTGAAATGTGAAACGTATGTGGGCGTATTCATGTATTATAGTATACATATGAACTTTTCGGAGGAGGAACGAGTAATGGGAATCTTATCGAGGTTTAGAGACGTGATGAAGGCGAATGTGAACCACATGTTGTCGCGGGCGGAAGACCCGGAGAAGAGTGTGAATGAATATATGCGCAGCCTGAGCAGTGATCTGGGTCAGGTGAAGGCTGAGACGGCAGCGGTGCTGTCAGATGAGAGCCGTGCGAAGCGAGCATTCGATGAGTGCAGCGCCGAGGTCAAGAAGTTACAGCGGTATGCGGAAAAATCGGCGGAGTCGGGAGACGAAGATAAGGCACGCGGTTTTCTGGAAAAGAAAGTGAAGCTGGCTGACAAAATGAACGAATTACAGGTTGCCTATGAACGTGCTTCTGCCAAAGCGATGATGATGAAGCATATGAATGATAAATTGGTTGCAGATCTGGGACAACTGGAAGCGCGGCATGCAGAACTGAAAGGTCGCATGGCAGATGCAAAGGCGCAGCAACAGGCCAATGAACGGAATGCATCTGCGGGCAGAGCTGATGCTGCATTGAAAGCCATGGAAGACAAGGCAAACCAGGCGCTGAACGAAGCAGAGGCTTTGGCAGAAATTCGCGCTGGAGCACAGGAAGATGATTTGGACGAATTAATTGCCCAGTTGGAGAGGGACATGAACGCAGATGCGGGTAATAATGAGAATGCATCGCCAAGTGCAGAGGAAGAACTCGCAGCGATTCAGGAAAAGCTGAAGAAGTGAGTTTAACTTGTACACTACAACGTAGAGGACAGAAAAGAATCATATTTCGTTAACATTGAGGTGAGCAGATGCCGGTTATTGAATATAAATGTCCAAACTGCGGCAGTGGTATGATCTTTGACAGTGTGTCAGGTGCATTATCCTGTCCCAGCTGCGGCCGCCAAGACAACATAGAGCAGATCCCCGACCCCTTGAAGAGACAAGTATTCACCGAAAATGAGGTCAAAGAATACCACTGTAACAGCTGTGGAGCTGACATCGTGACGGAGCCGGAGACTAGTGCGACGACATGCAGTTTCTGCGGTGCAGCGGTTGTACTCAGTGATCGGCTGACGGGTAATCTGGCCCCTGCGATGGTGATTCCCTTTTCCATCAACAAGGATCAAGCCAAGCAGGCTTTCAAAAAGTGGTGCAAAAACGGCCTGTTAACGCCAAGTGGCTTCATGTCCGCCGATCGGATTCAGAGCATTACTGGCATGTACGTGCCGTTCTGGTTGTACGAGTTACATAACAAAATCGAAGTGCATGGTCGTGGCACCAAGGTCAGATCCTACACCCAGGGCGACTACCATTACACGGAAACACAGCATTTCGATATATACCGCCGGATTCGGCTGAATTACGTGAACCTGCCCATTGATGCATCGGAGAAAATGAAGGATGAACTGATGGATAAGCTGGAGCCTTTTCCATATAATCAGCTGAAATTGTTCAAGACCCCGTATCTGGCGGGGTACATTGCGGAAAAATATAGTTATACGGACGAGGAACTTTTTCCACGGGCCAAGGATAAAACGAGATCTTACATTGATTCTTATATTGCT
This window contains:
- a CDS encoding PrpR N-terminal domain-containing protein; this translates as MRTRVHFIAPYESMIPIIQECIPRFPQLTIQTDVGDLANGVELATQAEKNGAEIIISRGGTAQLIKKAVTIPVIDVQLSGYDMIRSLTLASQFNGQTAIVGFSNITSGAQSIIDLMDLPLKVYTIHSSEDVARLLLELKASGYRQIVGDVITVNTAKTYGLEGLLIQSGQESILRAMEDAQLVYRYLSKNHAISIILNDLVTREHPNLLILNERNEVVFENLTDFEKNPLTDNHMYLTNTSLEFHQSHIQNVFMVDDYQLTVNAYETTLDNKNYKVYMLEKGQPYAFAQFGITTFTDASMEPIVAESPAMQAVLKNIRALYENHEPIYLQGEADSGKSFLVKHIHQMYSGGGLLLQMDLPQVPPGHLHKIPLAKVRNVEINHMETRMEDPELLAFIQSCLQNQIGVFILGEQILNPHWSLDLELNTIMMPNLADRSEDLAPLMQHFLTDYYQKYGTTAVRIKEDALQLIRDQITNMNVNQLKHLIKQAALNEQDYVITTATLSRLLDQQPSSSPMKLNGTLKEIEKEVIQFVLQEENNNQSKAAERLGINRATLWRKLKD
- a CDS encoding PspA/IM30 family protein; its protein translation is MGILSRFRDVMKANVNHMLSRAEDPEKSVNEYMRSLSSDLGQVKAETAAVLSDESRAKRAFDECSAEVKKLQRYAEKSAESGDEDKARGFLEKKVKLADKMNELQVAYERASAKAMMMKHMNDKLVADLGQLEARHAELKGRMADAKAQQQANERNASAGRADAALKAMEDKANQALNEAEALAEIRAGAQEDDLDELIAQLERDMNADAGNNENASPSAEEELAAIQEKLKK